A region from the Variovorax sp. RKNM96 genome encodes:
- the rplO gene encoding 50S ribosomal protein L15, whose amino-acid sequence MELNGIKPAAGAKHAKRRVGRGIGSGIGKTAGRGHKGQKSRAGGFHKVGFEGGQMPLQRRLPKRGFKSHLLKFNAEVTLTALEQLGLAEVDVLALKQAGLVGQLAKVVKIVKTGELTKAVKLTGVGATAGAKAAIEAAGGSVA is encoded by the coding sequence ATGGAACTCAATGGCATCAAGCCGGCAGCCGGCGCCAAGCACGCCAAGCGCCGCGTTGGCCGCGGTATCGGCTCGGGCATCGGCAAGACCGCAGGTCGCGGTCACAAGGGCCAGAAGTCGCGCGCTGGTGGCTTCCACAAGGTTGGTTTCGAAGGCGGCCAGATGCCGCTGCAACGTCGCCTGCCCAAGCGTGGTTTCAAGTCGCACCTGCTGAAGTTCAACGCCGAAGTCACGCTGACTGCTCTCGAGCAGCTCGGTCTGGCCGAAGTGGATGTCCTGGCACTGAAGCAAGCCGGCCTCGTGGGCCAGCTCGCCAAGGTCGTCAAGATCGTCAAGACCGGTGAACTCACCAAGGCCGTCAAGCTGACGGGCGTGGGTGCAACCGCTGGCGCCAAGGCTGCGATCGAAGCAGCCGGCGGCAGCGTCGCCTGA
- the rplE gene encoding 50S ribosomal protein L5: protein MARLQQHYREKIAKDLAEKFGYKSPMQVPRLTKITLNMGVGEAVADKKVLDNAVADLTKIAGQKPVVTKSKKAIAGFKIRENQPIGCMVTLRGVQMYEFLDRFVTIALPRVRDFRGISGRAFDGRGNYNIGVKEQIIFPEIEYDKVDALRGLNISITTTAKTDEEAKALLAGFRFPFKN from the coding sequence ATGGCACGTCTCCAACAACACTATCGCGAAAAGATCGCGAAAGACCTGGCAGAAAAGTTCGGCTACAAGTCGCCGATGCAGGTCCCCCGCCTCACCAAGATCACCCTGAACATGGGTGTGGGTGAAGCAGTCGCCGACAAGAAGGTTCTCGACAACGCTGTTGCCGACCTCACCAAGATCGCCGGCCAGAAGCCCGTGGTCACCAAGTCGAAGAAGGCTATCGCCGGTTTCAAGATCCGCGAAAACCAGCCGATCGGCTGCATGGTCACGCTGCGTGGCGTGCAGATGTATGAGTTCCTGGACCGTTTCGTGACCATCGCGCTGCCGCGTGTTCGCGACTTCCGCGGCATCTCCGGCCGTGCGTTCGATGGCCGTGGCAACTACAACATCGGCGTCAAGGAACAGATCATTTTCCCTGAGATCGAGTACGACAAGGTCGATGCCCTGCGCGGTCTCAATATCAGCATCACGACGACGGCCAAGACCGACGAAGAAGCCAAGGCGCTTCTCGCTGGTTTCCGTTTCCCGTTCAAGAACTGA
- the rplX gene encoding 50S ribosomal protein L24, whose protein sequence is MNKIRKGDQVIVLAGRDKGKRGTVSLRKDDSHIVIEGLNLVKKHTKPNPLKGTTGGIVEKSMPIHQSNVAIFNAATGKADRVGIKITQGADGKRVAVRVFKSSGDEIKFA, encoded by the coding sequence ATGAACAAGATTCGCAAAGGCGACCAGGTCATCGTGTTGGCCGGTCGTGACAAGGGCAAGCGCGGTACCGTGTCGCTCCGCAAGGACGACTCGCACATCGTCATCGAAGGCCTGAACCTCGTGAAGAAGCACACCAAGCCGAACCCGCTCAAGGGTACGACCGGTGGCATCGTCGAGAAGTCCATGCCCATTCACCAATCCAATGTGGCGATCTTCAATGCCGCGACCGGCAAGGCCGATCGCGTGGGCATCAAGATCACCCAGGGTGCTGACGGCAAGCGCGTGGCTGTTCGCGTCTTCAAGTCCAGCGGCGACGAAATCAAGTTCGCCTAA
- a CDS encoding LysR substrate-binding domain-containing protein has protein sequence MTLTELKYIVAVARERHFGKAAEACYVSQPTLSVAIKKLEDELEVKLFERSAGEVTVTPLGEQIVQQAQSVLDQAASIKEIAKRGKDPLAGPLNLGVIYTIGPYLLPDLVRQVIARTPQMPLVLQENFTAKLLEMLRAGEIDCAVMAEPFPDTGLAMAPLYDEPFMAALPVNHKFAGRESITSEELQNETMLLLGTGHCFRDHVLEVCPEFARFSSNAEGIRKSFEGSSLETIKHMVASGMGVTLVPRLSVPAEALKPKAKGKKDSEQMVRYLPVRDAHDRDPPTRRVVLAWRRTFTRYEAIAALRNAIYACELPGVKRLS, from the coding sequence ATGACTCTCACCGAACTCAAATACATCGTCGCAGTAGCCCGCGAACGGCACTTCGGCAAGGCGGCCGAGGCCTGCTACGTCTCCCAACCGACCCTCTCGGTGGCCATCAAGAAGCTCGAGGACGAACTCGAGGTCAAGCTCTTCGAGCGCAGCGCCGGCGAAGTGACCGTCACGCCGCTGGGCGAGCAGATCGTGCAGCAGGCGCAAAGCGTGCTCGACCAGGCCGCCAGCATCAAGGAAATTGCCAAGCGCGGAAAAGATCCGCTGGCCGGCCCGCTGAACCTGGGCGTGATCTACACCATCGGCCCGTACCTCCTGCCCGACCTGGTGCGCCAGGTGATCGCGCGCACGCCGCAGATGCCGCTGGTGCTGCAGGAGAACTTCACCGCCAAGCTCTTGGAGATGCTGCGCGCCGGCGAGATCGACTGCGCCGTGATGGCCGAGCCATTCCCCGACACCGGCCTTGCGATGGCGCCGCTGTACGACGAGCCCTTCATGGCCGCGCTGCCGGTCAATCACAAGTTCGCCGGCCGCGAATCGATCACCTCGGAAGAGCTGCAGAACGAGACCATGCTGCTGCTGGGCACCGGCCACTGCTTTCGCGACCACGTGCTCGAGGTGTGCCCCGAGTTCGCGCGCTTCTCCAGCAATGCCGAAGGCATCCGCAAGAGCTTCGAGGGCTCGTCGCTCGAAACCATCAAGCACATGGTGGCCTCGGGCATGGGCGTGACGCTGGTGCCGCGCCTGTCGGTGCCGGCCGAGGCGCTCAAGCCCAAGGCCAAGGGCAAGAAGGACTCCGAGCAGATGGTGCGCTACCTGCCGGTGCGCGATGCGCACGACCGCGATCCGCCCACGCGCCGCGTCGTGCTCGCATGGCGGCGCACCTTCACGCGCTACGAAGCCATTGCCGCGTTGCGCAATGCGATCTATGCCTGCGAGCTGCCGGGCGTCAAGCGTTTGTCCTGA
- a CDS encoding DNA starvation/stationary phase protection protein, with protein MAKAPKKTKPASTASSGKVPKKGGAIVAQESGSRNAPIINIGIERQDRAAIAEGLSRVLADTYTLYLTTHNFHWNVTGPHFNSLHAMFMGQYTELWGATDVLAERIRALGHYAPGSYAEFSKIATVPDVPQTPPKAMEMVRILVKGHETVSRIAREFIPVAEEAGDDPTADMLTARCTVHDQTAWMLRSLLED; from the coding sequence ATGGCCAAAGCTCCAAAGAAAACCAAGCCAGCATCGACCGCCTCCTCGGGCAAGGTGCCCAAGAAGGGCGGCGCCATCGTCGCGCAGGAGTCCGGCAGCCGCAACGCGCCGATCATCAACATCGGCATCGAGCGCCAGGACCGCGCGGCCATCGCCGAAGGCCTGAGCCGCGTGCTGGCCGACACCTACACGCTGTACCTCACGACCCATAACTTCCACTGGAACGTGACCGGTCCGCACTTCAACTCGCTGCACGCGATGTTCATGGGCCAGTACACCGAGCTGTGGGGCGCGACCGACGTGCTCGCCGAACGCATCCGCGCCCTGGGCCACTACGCGCCGGGTTCGTACGCCGAGTTCAGCAAGATCGCCACCGTGCCCGACGTGCCGCAGACCCCGCCCAAGGCGATGGAGATGGTGCGCATCCTGGTCAAGGGCCACGAGACGGTCTCGCGCATCGCGCGCGAGTTCATTCCCGTGGCGGAAGAGGCCGGCGACGATCCGACCGCCGACATGCTGACCGCGCGCTGCACGGTGCACGACCAGACGGCCTGGATGCTGCGCTCGCTGCTCGAGGACTGA
- the rpsE gene encoding 30S ribosomal protein S5 codes for MAKIQARTQNEGPEDGLREKMIAINRVTKVVKGGRILGFAALTVVGDGDGRVGMGKGKSKEVPAAVQKAMEEARRNLFKAPIKNGTLHHQVQGHHGASTVVMYPAPKGTGIIAGGPMRAVFEVMGITDIVAKSHGSSNPYNMVRATLDGLKNSTTASSVAAKRGLTVEEIFA; via the coding sequence ATGGCAAAGATTCAAGCAAGAACGCAGAACGAAGGTCCTGAGGACGGTTTGCGCGAGAAGATGATCGCGATCAACCGCGTCACCAAGGTGGTGAAGGGTGGTCGTATCCTCGGTTTCGCGGCACTGACCGTGGTCGGCGACGGCGATGGCCGTGTCGGCATGGGCAAGGGCAAGTCGAAGGAAGTGCCCGCTGCAGTGCAGAAGGCGATGGAAGAAGCCCGTCGCAATCTGTTCAAGGCCCCGATCAAGAACGGCACGCTGCATCACCAGGTGCAGGGCCATCACGGCGCCTCCACCGTCGTGATGTACCCGGCTCCCAAGGGTACCGGCATCATCGCCGGCGGCCCGATGCGCGCCGTGTTCGAAGTGATGGGCATCACCGACATCGTGGCCAAGAGCCATGGTTCGTCGAATCCCTACAACATGGTTCGCGCCACGCTCGACGGGTTGAAGAACTCGACGACCGCGTCCTCGGTGGCTGCCAAGCGTGGCCTGACCGTCGAAGAAATCTTCGCTTAA
- the proC gene encoding pyrroline-5-carboxylate reductase — MTIAVTFLPRTAPAPLPPIAFIGGGNMASAIIGGLIQQGTPADTFEVVEPFEAARTKLAQSFGIAAQAEAGEALARCAVVVWAVKPQTFAEAAKPVRAFAEDALHLSVAAGIPSDSIARWLGTERVVRAMPNTPALVGQGMTGLFARPDVTGADRALVSQLLTPTGELLWVDAEPALDAVTAMSGSGPAYVFYFIEAMTEAGVEMGLTPDQAQRLAIGTFTGASALAHSATEPPSVLRERVTSKGGTTYAAITSLEGADVKAQFKTAIRAAQKRAAELGEEFGRG; from the coding sequence ATGACCATCGCCGTGACCTTCCTGCCCCGCACCGCCCCTGCGCCGCTGCCGCCCATCGCCTTCATCGGCGGCGGCAACATGGCCAGCGCCATCATCGGCGGACTGATCCAGCAAGGCACCCCGGCCGACACGTTCGAGGTGGTCGAGCCCTTCGAGGCGGCGCGCACGAAGCTCGCGCAGTCCTTCGGCATCGCGGCACAGGCCGAGGCCGGCGAGGCGCTTGCGCGCTGCGCCGTCGTGGTGTGGGCCGTCAAGCCGCAGACCTTCGCGGAAGCGGCCAAGCCGGTGCGCGCATTCGCTGAGGACGCACTGCACCTGAGCGTGGCAGCGGGCATTCCGTCGGACAGCATCGCCCGCTGGCTGGGCACCGAGCGCGTGGTGCGCGCCATGCCCAACACGCCCGCGTTGGTCGGCCAGGGCATGACCGGCTTGTTCGCGCGGCCGGACGTCACAGGCGCCGATCGCGCGCTCGTCAGCCAGTTGCTCACGCCCACGGGCGAGTTGCTCTGGGTCGATGCCGAACCCGCGCTCGATGCGGTCACCGCCATGTCCGGCTCGGGCCCGGCCTACGTGTTCTATTTCATCGAGGCGATGACCGAGGCCGGCGTCGAGATGGGCCTCACGCCCGACCAGGCCCAGCGGCTGGCCATCGGCACCTTCACCGGCGCCTCGGCGCTGGCGCACAGCGCGACCGAGCCGCCTTCGGTGCTGCGCGAGCGCGTGACCTCCAAAGGCGGCACGACCTACGCGGCGATCACCTCGCTGGAAGGCGCGGACGTCAAGGCGCAGTTCAAGACCGCCATCCGGGCCGCGCAGAAGCGGGCGGCCGAACTGGGCGAAGAATTCGGGCGGGGCTGA
- a CDS encoding MaoC/PaaZ C-terminal domain-containing protein yields MLDRLTQKIGQEGLSEWHVITQEMVDRYAVLSGDGEDEWIHLDPGRAAREANYGGTIVPGFFQVAHLIRLTGEAMRTLLPFDSNHALNYGFDRLRFVRPMPVGARFRARVRILGATPKGEDGFLLKEEVLLELEDGTVTLAAEWLFFLGPRALAA; encoded by the coding sequence ATGCTCGACCGCCTGACGCAGAAGATCGGCCAGGAGGGCCTGTCCGAGTGGCACGTCATCACCCAAGAGATGGTCGACCGGTACGCGGTGCTGTCGGGCGATGGCGAAGACGAATGGATCCACCTCGATCCGGGGCGCGCGGCCCGCGAGGCGAACTACGGCGGAACGATCGTGCCTGGCTTCTTCCAGGTCGCGCACCTGATCCGCCTGACCGGCGAGGCGATGCGCACGCTGCTGCCGTTTGATTCGAACCACGCGCTGAACTACGGCTTCGACCGCCTGCGCTTTGTCAGGCCGATGCCGGTGGGCGCGCGTTTTCGGGCGCGGGTGCGCATTCTTGGCGCGACGCCCAAGGGGGAAGACGGTTTCTTGTTGAAGGAAGAGGTGCTGCTCGAACTCGAGGACGGCACCGTCACGCTGGCGGCCGAGTGGCTGTTCTTCCTCGGGCCGCGCGCGCTGGCGGCCTGA
- the ubiA gene encoding 4-hydroxybenzoate octaprenyltransferase, with the protein MLARRLALYLDLIRWNRPAGWLLLLWPTLGALWFAAEGWPGWQLVVVFTLGTFLMRSAGCCVNDVADRDFDRHVKRTAQRPVTSGALSVKEALALGAVLALMAFGLVLTTNRVTVLWSFAALAITLIYPFAKRLVSIPQAVLGIAFSFGIPMAFAAVQSTVPVFAAWLLAGNLFWVLAYDTEYAMVDRDDDLKIGMKTSAITFGRFDVAAVMLSYAIFLAIWAWAGASRSLGALFFAGIAIAAGQAFWHWRLIRERTRDGCFKAFRLNHWLGFTVFAGVVAGYAIR; encoded by the coding sequence ATGCTCGCCCGTCGTCTCGCGCTCTACCTCGACCTGATCCGCTGGAACCGCCCTGCCGGCTGGCTGCTGCTGCTCTGGCCCACGCTGGGCGCGCTCTGGTTTGCGGCCGAGGGCTGGCCGGGCTGGCAACTGGTCGTGGTGTTCACGCTCGGCACCTTCCTCATGCGCAGCGCGGGCTGCTGCGTCAACGACGTGGCCGACCGCGATTTCGACCGCCATGTGAAGCGCACCGCCCAGCGGCCCGTGACGAGCGGCGCCCTGTCGGTCAAGGAAGCGCTCGCGCTGGGCGCGGTGCTGGCGCTGATGGCCTTCGGGCTGGTGCTCACCACCAACCGGGTGACGGTGCTGTGGTCGTTCGCTGCGCTGGCCATCACGCTGATCTATCCGTTCGCCAAGCGCCTCGTGTCGATCCCGCAGGCGGTGCTGGGCATTGCCTTCAGCTTCGGCATTCCGATGGCCTTTGCGGCGGTGCAGTCCACCGTGCCCGTGTTCGCCGCGTGGCTGCTGGCCGGCAACCTGTTCTGGGTGCTGGCCTACGACACCGAGTACGCGATGGTCGACCGCGACGACGACCTCAAGATCGGCATGAAGACCTCGGCCATCACCTTCGGCCGCTTCGACGTGGCGGCGGTGATGTTGAGCTACGCGATCTTCCTGGCGATCTGGGCGTGGGCCGGTGCCAGTCGCTCGTTGGGCGCGCTGTTCTTCGCGGGGATTGCCATCGCTGCGGGACAGGCGTTCTGGCACTGGCGCTTGATTCGCGAGCGCACGCGCGACGGCTGCTTCAAGGCCTTCAGGCTGAATCACTGGCTGGGCTTCACGGTGTTCGCCGGCGTCGTGGCCGGCTACGCCATTCGCTGA
- the rpsH gene encoding 30S ribosomal protein S8: MSMSDPIADLLTRIRNAQMVAKPTVSVPSSKVKIAIAQVLKDEGYIDGFQVKTEAGKSELEIVLKYYAGRPVIERIERVSRPGLRVYKASASIPQVQNGLGVAIVTTPQGVMTDRKARATGVGGEVLCYVA; encoded by the coding sequence ATGAGCATGAGTGATCCCATTGCCGACCTGCTGACGCGTATCCGTAACGCGCAGATGGTGGCGAAGCCCACTGTGTCGGTCCCGTCTTCCAAGGTGAAGATCGCGATCGCACAAGTCCTGAAGGACGAGGGCTACATCGACGGCTTCCAGGTCAAGACCGAAGCCGGCAAGAGCGAACTTGAAATCGTCCTGAAGTACTACGCTGGCCGTCCGGTCATCGAGCGCATCGAGCGCGTGAGCCGTCCTGGCCTGCGTGTCTACAAGGCCAGTGCTTCCATTCCGCAAGTCCAGAACGGCCTCGGCGTTGCGATCGTCACGACCCCCCAGGGCGTGATGACCGACCGCAAGGCGCGCGCCACCGGTGTCGGCGGCGAAGTTCTGTGCTACGTCGCCTAA
- the rpsN gene encoding 30S ribosomal protein S14: MAKASLIQRELKRDKLVAKFAAKHAELKAISNDLKKSDEERAAARLGLQKLPRNANPTRQRNRCEITGRPRGTFRQFGLARAKIRELAFNGDIPGVTKASW, translated from the coding sequence GTGGCTAAAGCATCTTTGATCCAGCGCGAACTCAAGCGCGACAAGCTGGTTGCCAAGTTCGCTGCGAAGCACGCGGAACTGAAGGCAATTTCCAACGACCTGAAGAAGAGCGACGAAGAGCGCGCTGCTGCACGCCTCGGCCTGCAGAAGCTCCCGCGCAACGCGAACCCCACGCGTCAGCGCAACCGCTGCGAAATCACCGGTCGCCCCCGTGGCACCTTCCGTCAATTCGGTCTGGCCCGCGCCAAGATCCGCGAACTGGCTTTCAACGGCGACATCCCTGGTGTCACCAAGGCCAGCTGGTAA
- a CDS encoding esterase-like activity of phytase family protein, producing the protein MGGVAAALALGLAGCGSATPVPGTGRLRRIAEARWAHRLHIEDTTAGGLSGIDYDATRGEYLLISDDRSDLAPVRYYTARWPQPQAGQPEPTAVVQLQRPGGGPWPDRRHAINGLPVPDPEAIRLRPSTGTLLWSSEGDIARGFGPALYESARDGRFLREFALPAMFTPDPAQRRGPRDNLTFEGIALTPDGRFAWLSMENALIQDGPVPTTSAPGGPCRFTQVDLETGQAIRQIAYVPDAIPLRPLIPGSYADNGVSEVLMLDAHRMLVLERAYATGTGNSLRLYEIDTRAASDVLATDTLAPGNHQPVAKTLVVDFASLGLSRLDNTEGMCWGPPLPNGNRLLVVVSDDNFNPLQVTQFAAFEYIDRP; encoded by the coding sequence CTGGGAGGCGTGGCTGCCGCGCTGGCGCTGGGCCTCGCCGGCTGCGGGAGCGCAACGCCGGTTCCGGGCACCGGGCGCCTGCGGCGCATCGCCGAGGCGCGCTGGGCGCACAGGCTGCATATAGAAGACACCACGGCGGGTGGCCTTTCGGGCATCGACTACGACGCCACACGAGGTGAGTACCTGCTTATCAGCGATGACCGGTCAGACCTCGCCCCCGTTCGCTACTACACGGCCCGCTGGCCCCAGCCGCAAGCTGGCCAGCCAGAGCCGACGGCCGTTGTTCAGTTGCAACGCCCCGGCGGCGGCCCCTGGCCCGACCGCCGCCACGCGATCAACGGACTCCCGGTTCCCGACCCCGAAGCCATCCGCCTGCGCCCGTCCACCGGCACCTTGCTCTGGAGCAGCGAAGGCGACATCGCCCGTGGTTTCGGCCCCGCGCTGTATGAATCGGCGCGCGACGGCCGCTTTCTGCGCGAATTCGCCCTGCCCGCGATGTTCACGCCCGATCCGGCCCAGCGCCGCGGTCCGCGCGACAACCTGACTTTCGAGGGCATCGCCCTCACGCCCGATGGCCGTTTCGCCTGGCTCTCGATGGAAAACGCCCTGATCCAGGACGGCCCCGTCCCCACCACCAGCGCACCCGGCGGCCCCTGCCGCTTCACCCAGGTCGACCTGGAGACCGGCCAGGCCATCCGCCAGATCGCCTACGTCCCCGACGCCATCCCCCTGCGCCCCCTCATCCCCGGCAGCTACGCGGACAACGGCGTGAGCGAGGTGCTGATGCTCGATGCGCACCGCATGCTGGTGCTGGAGCGCGCCTATGCCACCGGAACCGGCAATTCGCTGCGCCTCTACGAAATTGACACCCGCGCCGCCAGCGACGTGCTCGCCACCGATACGCTGGCGCCAGGCAACCACCAGCCCGTCGCCAAGACCCTGGTGGTCGACTTCGCGTCGCTCGGCCTCTCCCGCCTCGACAACACCGAGGGCATGTGCTGGGGACCGCCACTTCCCAACGGCAACCGCCTGCTGGTGGTCGTGAGCGACGACAATTTCAATCCGCTGCAAGTGACCCAGTTCGCCGCCTTCGAATACATCGACCGACCATGA
- a CDS encoding sigma-70 family RNA polymerase sigma factor, producing the protein MNTVLCFETPHAEGEEVLAADDGAARSGGVALRDVLAANYKRLHQRLQRFLGDPDLASDSLHDAWLRLGDRIPAQAVLSPEAYVYRVACNVAMDRLRSNRAWQYASDVDFELEGLPDSAPGPDSIAEVRSDIEAVERVMKQLPRRHRAVLVALRIDEMTRQEVASRYQLSLRGVDTALRQAMEHCAASLPRMGTATSRLGRAHSRSRP; encoded by the coding sequence GTGAATACCGTGCTCTGCTTCGAAACGCCGCATGCCGAGGGCGAAGAAGTCCTTGCGGCCGACGATGGCGCGGCGCGATCGGGCGGCGTGGCGCTGCGCGACGTCCTGGCCGCGAACTACAAGCGCCTGCACCAACGGCTCCAGCGGTTCCTGGGCGATCCCGACCTGGCCAGCGACAGCCTGCACGACGCATGGCTGCGCCTGGGCGACAGGATTCCCGCGCAGGCGGTCCTCAGTCCCGAAGCCTATGTCTATCGCGTCGCCTGCAATGTGGCGATGGATCGCTTGCGCAGCAACCGGGCCTGGCAATACGCGAGCGACGTCGACTTCGAACTCGAGGGCCTGCCCGACTCCGCGCCGGGCCCGGACTCCATTGCGGAAGTGCGCTCGGACATCGAAGCGGTGGAGCGTGTGATGAAGCAGTTGCCGCGTCGGCACCGTGCGGTGCTGGTGGCGCTGCGCATCGATGAAATGACCCGGCAGGAAGTCGCCTCGCGCTACCAGTTGTCGCTTCGCGGCGTGGATACCGCATTGCGGCAGGCCATGGAGCATTGCGCCGCGTCCCTGCCCAGGATGGGGACGGCGACCAGCCGCCTGGGTCGTGCGCACAGCCGGAGTCGCCCATGA
- the rplR gene encoding 50S ribosomal protein L18: MLTKKAQRLRRSRQTRIRIATQGVARLTVNRTNLHIYATVISDDGTKVIATASTAEAEVRASLGGSGKGGNAAAAIAIGKRIAEKAKAAGVEKVAFDRAGFAYHGRVKALAEAAREAGLQF, translated from the coding sequence ATGTTGACCAAAAAAGCACAGCGTCTTCGCCGCTCGCGCCAGACCCGCATTCGCATCGCGACACAGGGTGTGGCCCGTCTGACGGTGAACCGCACCAACCTGCACATCTATGCCACCGTCATCTCCGACGACGGTACCAAGGTGATTGCAACCGCATCGACGGCCGAAGCCGAAGTGCGCGCCTCGCTCGGCGGCTCGGGCAAGGGTGGCAATGCCGCCGCAGCCATCGCCATCGGCAAGCGCATCGCTGAAAAAGCGAAGGCTGCCGGCGTCGAGAAGGTCGCTTTCGATCGCGCAGGTTTCGCCTACCACGGCCGCGTCAAGGCGCTGGCCGAGGCAGCCCGCGAAGCCGGTCTGCAGTTCTAA
- the rplN gene encoding 50S ribosomal protein L14 — translation MIQTESRLEVADNTGAKSVLCIKVLGGSKRRYASVGDVIKVSIKEAAPRGRVKKGEIYSAVVVRTAKGIRRADGSLVKFDGNAAVLLNAKLEPIGTRIFGPVTRELRTEKFMKIVSLAPEVL, via the coding sequence ATGATCCAAACTGAATCCCGGCTCGAAGTGGCCGACAACACGGGCGCGAAATCCGTCCTGTGTATCAAGGTGCTCGGTGGCTCCAAGCGGCGTTATGCCAGCGTGGGCGACGTCATCAAGGTCAGCATCAAGGAAGCCGCTCCACGTGGTCGCGTCAAGAAGGGCGAGATCTACAGTGCAGTGGTGGTCCGCACCGCCAAGGGCATCCGTCGCGCCGACGGTTCGCTCGTCAAGTTCGACGGCAACGCAGCAGTGTTGCTCAACGCCAAGCTGGAGCCTATCGGCACCCGCATCTTCGGACCGGTGACGCGCGAGCTGCGCACCGAGAAGTTCATGAAGATCGTGTCGCTGGCACCCGAAGTTCTGTAA
- the rplF gene encoding 50S ribosomal protein L6 codes for MSRVGKMPITIPAGVDVSIKEDQISVKGTGGTLNLARNPLVKVVSNDGKLNFEPANESREANAMSGTIRQLVNNMVVGVTKGFEKKLNLVGVGYKAAASNNKLNLQVGYSHPVNIDMPQGITVATATPTEIVIKGADRQRVGQIAAEIRAVRPPEPYKGKGIRYSDEKIVIKETKKK; via the coding sequence ATGTCCCGAGTAGGAAAAATGCCGATCACCATCCCCGCAGGCGTGGATGTGTCGATCAAGGAAGACCAGATCAGCGTCAAGGGCACGGGCGGCACGCTCAACCTTGCACGCAACCCCCTGGTCAAGGTCGTCAGCAATGACGGCAAGCTGAACTTCGAACCGGCCAACGAATCGCGTGAAGCGAATGCGATGAGCGGCACGATCCGTCAGCTGGTGAACAACATGGTGGTTGGCGTGACCAAGGGCTTCGAGAAGAAGCTCAACCTGGTCGGCGTCGGCTACAAGGCCGCAGCGTCCAACAACAAGTTGAACCTGCAAGTCGGTTATTCGCACCCGGTCAACATCGACATGCCGCAAGGCATCACGGTGGCCACCGCGACCCCGACCGAAATCGTGATCAAGGGTGCTGACCGTCAGCGCGTTGGTCAAATCGCCGCTGAGATCCGCGCTGTTCGTCCGCCTGAGCCTTACAAGGGCAAGGGCATCCGTTATTCGGACGAGAAGATCGTGATCAAAGAGACCAAGAAGAAGTAA
- the rpmD gene encoding 50S ribosomal protein L30: protein MTTQQQTLKVQLVKSPIGTKESHRATVRGLGLRKLNSVSELQDTPAVRGMINKISYLVKVL, encoded by the coding sequence ATGACGACGCAACAACAAACCCTCAAGGTGCAATTGGTCAAGAGCCCGATTGGCACCAAGGAATCGCATCGCGCGACCGTGCGTGGCCTCGGCCTGCGCAAGCTCAACAGCGTGAGCGAGCTGCAAGACACCCCGGCGGTGCGCGGCATGATCAACAAGATCAGTTATCTGGTCAAAGTTCTGTAA